Within the Pseudoxanthomonas sp. Root65 genome, the region GCGTGGCGTGAGGCGTGGTGCTGATGGAATCGTTGACCCAGGTGATGCCGTCCCGCGTGCCCATGGCCTGCAGGCGGTTCGGCAGCGGACGGAACGACCCTGCGTGCGCGGCCAGCGGCAACGCGTCCATGCAGGCGGCTTCCAACGCGGTCAGCACCGCGCACAGATTGCTGCGGTTATGGCGGCCGGGCAGCGGCAGCGGCCGCGTGTCCATGACGAACACGTCGCCGCGATACAGATCATCCTCGCGCAGGTGCCAGCCCTCGGCGCGGTTGAACCAGCGGATCTCGCTGCCCGGCAATGACAGGGAGGCAAGACGCGGATCCGCCGCATTCAGCACGGCGACACGCGGGCGCGCGCCGGTGACGAGCTTCAGCTTGTCCTCGATGTAGCGCGCCTCGCTGCCATGCCAGTCCAGGTGTTCCGGGAACAGGTTCAGCACCACCGCGATGTCGGGATGCGCGCCACTGGCTACGACATCGCCGGTCTGGTAGCTCGACAGTTCGATGGCCCAGGCATCCGGTGCCGGCTGCGGATCCAGCACCTCCAGCAGCGGCACGCCGATGTTGCCCACCAGCGCAGTACGCCGACCCGAGGCACGCAGCAGATGCGCCAGCAGCGAGGTGGTCGTGCTCTTGCCCTTGGTGCCGGTGACGCAGAACGTCTGCGGGACAACGCCATCGCCGCCCGCGTGTTCGGCGAACCACAGGCCGGTGCCACCGATGAAGCGCGTGCCCGCTGCCGCGGCCGCCTGCGCCGCGGGGCTGTTGGGACTGATGCCCGGCGACTTGATGACGATCTCGAAGGCCTGCAGCCGTTCGGCTATCGCCTGCGTGTCGATGGACAGATGCGCGTCACCCAGTGCGACCGCTTCGGCCGCTTCCGCGTCGCTGCAGAACAGCGTCAGCGGCAAAGCCGGCAGGCGCGAACGTACGGCGTGATGCGCGGCACGGCCTTCCCGGCCCCAGCCCCACAGCGCGACCCGCCTACCCTCAAGCTGCGAAATTCGCACGCAGGCGCTCCCACAGCGCGGCAGGAATGCGGTGTTCTCCGCCGATCTCGAGCAGCGGTGCCACCGCCAGTTCCGCCGCATCGAGCTGCGGGCGGATTTCGTGGTTGAAGCGAGCGACGATCGCGTCCTCGCGCCATTCCGGCCGGTCGCCCAGCGTGGCCATCGCGGCACGCGATTCCTGGCCCTCGCCGACACACTCGAATGGCTTGTGGTCCTGGTACTCCAGCAGCGCGTCGAAGCCACCCGTCTGGTTCACGTCATCCAGCAGGTTGCGGCCGAAGATGCCGACCAGTCGCGGCTTCGGCATGAACGGTGCCAGCGCCAGGAACACGAAATGGCATTTCGGGCAGACACCGCACCAGCGGTTCGTCGGTCGCTCGCCGAGCAGGTGGAAATTGCGGTTGCAGCTGGAGAAGTGCGCATCGTAATGATCGATGCGCGCGAACTGCCGCGCCACCGCCAGCTCGGACAGCGGACGCAGCAACGAGTAGTAATGGAGGTCGGCCGCCACGTGCGACTGCACGTAGTCGCCGAAGGCCTGCTCGAACGCCCAGCCCTTCGACCACTGGTGGTTCACCTCACCGGTGCCGGCAATCATGCTGCCGTAGCTGGCCGAACGCTCGTTGGAGAACACCACCTGGTCCACTCCCTGCAGCAGCGCGGCCAGCACCATGATGGCCGAGTTGATCGCGGTGACCGGGATGTGCCCGTTCCACGCGCCCTGACGGTTGTAGTCGAACAGTTCGGGCGCCAGCGCGCGGCCGATGTTGAGGGTGGGCAAGCCGGTGCGCGCGGCGCAGGCCGCGATCAGCTGCGAGCCACCGATCCAGGTCACCGTCTGGTCGATGCCGGCACCGCGCAACGCCTCGATACTGACCAGCGAATCCTTGCCGCCGCCGATGGCGACCAGCGCGTGCTGGCGCAATGCGGCCGAGGGTGCTGCCGCCGCGGCCTGCGCCGCGACCGGAAAGCGAACGCGGCCGTAGAGGCTCAGCCCGTTGCGGTAGGCGAACTCGCCCAGGCCATGCACGTAGACCTGTTCCAGCAACACCGCCGTCGCCGCGTCGATGCCGTAGCCGTCGATGCGGATCTCGTTGGGGACCGCCGCCTTGT harbors:
- the murD gene encoding UDP-N-acetylmuramoyl-L-alanine--D-glutamate ligase, producing the protein MRISQLEGRRVALWGWGREGRAAHHAVRSRLPALPLTLFCSDAEAAEAVALGDAHLSIDTQAIAERLQAFEIVIKSPGISPNSPAAQAAAAAGTRFIGGTGLWFAEHAGGDGVVPQTFCVTGTKGKSTTTSLLAHLLRASGRRTALVGNIGVPLLEVLDPQPAPDAWAIELSSYQTGDVVASGAHPDIAVVLNLFPEHLDWHGSEARYIEDKLKLVTGARPRVAVLNAADPRLASLSLPGSEIRWFNRAEGWHLREDDLYRGDVFVMDTRPLPLPGRHNRSNLCAVLTALEAACMDALPLAAHAGSFRPLPNRLQAMGTRDGITWVNDSISTTPHATLAALECFAGRRIALLVGGHDRGVDWSDFAAHMRHGAPATIITMGANGPRIHALLAPLAQQAGFRLMAAETLPEAVAAARTALGGEGVVLLSPGAPSFGQYKDYVARGRHFAELAGFDPEAITAIPGLGIA
- the murL gene encoding UDP-N-acetyl-alpha-D-muramoyl-L-alanyl-L-glutamate epimerase, encoding MTTFDKSSIRTFRFLRCSFDAETGVARLVYAFDEGPELTETVTIPGAPFTLDATRAQAVEQAVRLLHLITGVSYYKAAVPNEIRIDGYGIDAATAVLLEQVYVHGLGEFAYRNGLSLYGRVRFPVAAQAAAAAPSAALRQHALVAIGGGKDSLVSIEALRGAGIDQTVTWIGGSQLIAACAARTGLPTLNIGRALAPELFDYNRQGAWNGHIPVTAINSAIMVLAALLQGVDQVVFSNERSASYGSMIAGTGEVNHQWSKGWAFEQAFGDYVQSHVAADLHYYSLLRPLSELAVARQFARIDHYDAHFSSCNRNFHLLGERPTNRWCGVCPKCHFVFLALAPFMPKPRLVGIFGRNLLDDVNQTGGFDALLEYQDHKPFECVGEGQESRAAMATLGDRPEWREDAIVARFNHEIRPQLDAAELAVAPLLEIGGEHRIPAALWERLRANFAA